A window of the Astyanax mexicanus isolate ESR-SI-001 chromosome 22, AstMex3_surface, whole genome shotgun sequence genome harbors these coding sequences:
- the rtn4r gene encoding reticulon-4 receptor — protein sequence MKTFIMEGGRLFCLVLWLNLVPALNGCPAKCVCYSEPRPTMACQQQGLFSIPTEIPVRSQRIFLQSNKLTVVRSTSFSSVHNLTVLWLYSNNISHIEAGAFYGLERLEELDIGDNSNLRIISPSAFRGLTKLHTLHLHRCGLSELPVGVFRGLFSLQYLYLQDNNILTLHDDTFLDLANLTYLFLHNNKIKVVTDHMLRGLLNLDRLLLHQNRIIHVQQRAFSDLGKLTTLFLFYNNLTMLSGESMDPLVSLQYLRLNGNQWICDCRARPLWDWFKRFKGSSSELECHLPVTLFGKDLKRLKSNDLEGCVDTKTRSGKFHSLDDPLGESIPRCCLSDNDKSSIISSKSIPDPSSYNSRQITNNPQKEKENISKTKVRGVDGIKNDTRSKQGVSLNDGPLGTLSNNLDQPLDNLNPNLLDDLEPSTAPSKKKKKCSKKPKSDQSCLKGHGSTLRALSLLLFPMFWMSLTLS from the coding sequence GCGGTCGACTCTTCTGCCTGGTGCTGTGGCTGAACCTGGTGCCAGCGTTGAACGGCTGCCCGGCCAAGTGCGTGTGCTACAGCGAGCCGAGGCCAACCATGGCCTGTCAGCAGCAGGGCCTGTTCTCCATTCCCACCGAAATCCCGGTTCGCAGCCAGCGGATATTCCTCCAGAGCAACAAACTGACGGTGGTCCGTTCCACCAGCTTTAGCTCTGTGCATAATCTCACCGTCCTCTGGTTGTACTCCAACAACATCAGCCACATTGAGGCCGGGGCCTTCTACGGCCTGGAGAGACTGGAGGAGCTGGATATCGGGGACAACAGCAACCTTCGGATCATCAGCCCCTCGGCCTTCCGGGGTTTGACCAAGCTGcacaccttgcacctgcacaGGTGCGGACTTTCCGAACTGCCCGTGGGAGTGTTCCGCGGACTCTTCTCGCTTCAGTATCTCTACTTACAGGACAATAACATCCTAACCCTGCACGACGACACTTTCCTGGACCTGGCCAACCTCACCTACCTGTTCCTACACAACAACAAGATCAAGGTCGTGACGGATCACATGCTGCGAGGCTTGCTCAACCTGGACCGCCTCCTCCTGCATCAAAACCGTATCATCCACGTGCAGCAGAGGGCCTTCAGCGACCTTGGCAAGCTGACCACCTTGTTTCTGTTCTACAACAACCTTACCATGTTGAGCGGCGAGTCAATGGACCCTTTGGTGTCGCTCCAGTACCTTCGGTTGAATGGAAACCAGTGGATTTGCGACTGCCGTGCAAGGCCTCTTTGGGACTGGTTCAAACGCTTCAAAGGCTCCAGCTCAGAGCTGGAATGCCACCTTCCCGTCACTCTGTTTGGGAAGGATCTGAAACGGCTTAAAAGCAACGACCTGGAAGGATGCGTCGACACCAAGACTCGCTCCGGAAAGTTCCACTCCCTCGACGATCCGCTGGGAGAGAGCATTCCCAGGTGCTGCCTTTCCGACAACGACAAATCATCCATCATCTCCAGCAAGTCCATCCCCGACCCCTCTTCCTACAACAGCCGCCAGATCACCAACAACccacagaaagagaaggagaacaTTTCCAAGACCAAAGTCCGAGGAGTGGACGGGATTAAGAACGACACCCGCAGCAAGCAAGGAGTAAGCCTCAACGACGGGCCGCTCGGAACCCTTTCCAACAACCTCGACCAACCGCTGGACAATCTCAACCCAAATCTCTTGGACGACCTGGAACCTTCCACGGCGCCGtcgaaaaagaagaaaaagtgctCCAAAAAGCCCAAATCAGACCAGTCATGTCTGAAAGGTCACGGATCTACTCTCAGAGCACTGAGCCTCCTTTTGTTCCCCATGTTCTGGATGTCCTTAACCTTGTCTTAG